One part of the Sphaerochaeta sp. genome encodes these proteins:
- a CDS encoding glycoside hydrolase family 2 protein yields MHTLSFSGIWRLSPRDPHAVAPFTRFFLDHPSVPCALPGDVHAALLTQEIIPDPYYGTNENDVLWVGRNDWVMEREFTLSNDDLSVKHAILTFTMADTIITVQVNGTVVGTMDNQFRRYRFDVRPLLHEGTNTISLTFRSSEKEALDRASRLKYPIPFSEYPNGSPHRNLVRKAQFSGGWDWGPCILSMGVYQDITLALTDQFLIESVQTDLQETSETSFDVIIHVIIDSFSEGTYPMDATIAGAHQEGSVAVHEGRNRVTFHLSCQHIERWWPHGEGKQPLYPLTLHLGDQTVDKRIGFRTIKVNTEGGGVTFLVNGRPIYAKGANWIPLDAIPSRITPQRYEYLLESAVQANCNMLRLWGGGFFEHDAFYDLCDEKGLLIWHDLMFGCSMYPSDEEFLSSVEAELRYQIPRLADHPSIALWCGNNEDLGAISWYEESRKNRDRYVIDYDRLNHGTVERVVKELDPNRMFWPSSPSAGVDDFSDNWHNDQKGDMHFWSVWHEGKPFEAYYSIKPRFVSEFGYQSFPALSTIETYCPDSQLNLTSPVMEHHQKNPSGNSIIIGNFTRYFRMPSGLGNMVYLSQCQQALAMKMACEYFRSLRPHCMGSLIWQLDDDWPVASWSSIDYTGKWKALHYAMRRFYAPVTPIAIRRDDGSVDVFVSNDTQKTLSQAKIEVKCASFGGEKRFAKAFTLDIPPASSTPVCTLPSSLLDSVRTEAFLYVKLKCNDLYAENTLFLDLPKHCALEDPALTVSVQQAEAGFLVTLRCEKPAFWVTLDAGQTNGIFSDNWFDMRPTGEKQVWFHTNDRISVSEFQERLSVYHLYESGR; encoded by the coding sequence ATGCATACCCTGTCATTCTCCGGAATCTGGAGGCTCTCACCCCGTGACCCTCACGCGGTGGCTCCGTTCACCCGTTTCTTCCTTGATCACCCTTCCGTGCCATGCGCCCTTCCCGGCGATGTGCACGCGGCCCTGCTCACCCAGGAAATCATCCCCGACCCCTATTACGGCACCAATGAGAATGATGTGCTGTGGGTTGGCCGGAACGACTGGGTCATGGAACGGGAATTCACCCTGTCCAACGATGATCTTTCCGTGAAGCACGCCATCCTGACGTTCACCATGGCCGACACCATCATTACCGTACAAGTCAACGGGACGGTTGTCGGGACGATGGACAACCAGTTCCGGCGATATCGGTTTGACGTGCGGCCCCTGCTTCATGAAGGGACGAACACCATTTCCCTGACCTTTCGCAGCTCCGAAAAGGAAGCGTTGGATCGGGCATCCCGTCTGAAATACCCTATTCCATTCTCCGAATATCCCAACGGCTCCCCCCATCGGAACCTGGTGCGTAAGGCGCAGTTCAGCGGAGGTTGGGACTGGGGTCCCTGCATCCTTTCCATGGGAGTGTATCAGGACATCACGTTGGCGTTGACCGACCAGTTTCTTATTGAGTCGGTACAGACGGATCTTCAGGAAACATCAGAAACATCGTTCGATGTCATCATCCATGTGATCATCGACTCCTTCTCGGAAGGAACCTATCCGATGGATGCCACCATTGCCGGAGCTCACCAAGAAGGATCGGTGGCGGTTCATGAAGGACGCAACCGCGTCACGTTCCACCTCTCCTGCCAACACATCGAACGATGGTGGCCGCATGGGGAAGGGAAACAACCGCTGTATCCCCTCACCCTCCATTTGGGAGACCAGACGGTGGACAAGCGGATCGGCTTCCGCACCATCAAGGTCAATACGGAAGGCGGTGGCGTGACGTTTCTGGTCAATGGCAGGCCCATCTACGCCAAAGGCGCCAACTGGATCCCGCTGGACGCCATTCCGTCACGCATCACACCCCAGCGGTACGAATATCTTTTGGAGAGCGCCGTGCAGGCAAACTGCAACATGCTTCGTCTGTGGGGCGGCGGGTTCTTTGAGCATGACGCCTTCTATGATCTGTGTGACGAGAAAGGCCTGTTGATCTGGCACGACCTGATGTTCGGCTGCTCCATGTATCCATCCGACGAAGAGTTCCTTTCCTCGGTGGAAGCGGAACTTCGCTACCAGATCCCACGCTTGGCCGATCACCCATCCATCGCGCTGTGGTGCGGCAACAACGAGGATCTCGGGGCGATCAGCTGGTACGAGGAATCCCGGAAGAACCGGGACCGGTACGTCATCGACTATGACCGGCTGAACCACGGAACGGTGGAACGGGTGGTCAAGGAATTGGATCCCAATCGGATGTTCTGGCCATCCAGTCCGTCGGCGGGCGTGGATGATTTCTCCGACAACTGGCACAATGACCAGAAAGGGGACATGCACTTCTGGTCCGTCTGGCATGAAGGCAAGCCGTTTGAGGCGTACTATTCCATCAAGCCCCGGTTTGTCAGCGAGTTCGGTTACCAGAGTTTCCCTGCCCTGTCCACCATCGAGACATACTGCCCTGACAGCCAGCTGAACCTCACCAGCCCGGTGATGGAACACCATCAGAAAAACCCCAGCGGCAACAGCATCATCATCGGAAACTTCACCCGGTATTTCCGGATGCCAAGTGGTCTGGGCAACATGGTGTATCTCTCCCAATGCCAGCAGGCGCTGGCGATGAAGATGGCCTGTGAGTACTTCCGTTCCCTTCGCCCCCATTGCATGGGCAGCTTGATATGGCAACTGGATGATGACTGGCCGGTGGCCAGCTGGTCATCCATTGACTACACCGGGAAATGGAAGGCGCTGCACTATGCCATGCGCAGGTTCTACGCGCCTGTGACGCCCATCGCAATCCGGAGGGATGATGGGTCGGTGGATGTGTTTGTCTCCAACGATACCCAAAAGACGCTTTCCCAGGCAAAGATCGAGGTAAAATGCGCTTCGTTTGGAGGGGAAAAACGGTTTGCAAAAGCGTTCACGCTGGATATCCCTCCCGCGTCATCCACCCCTGTCTGCACGTTGCCTTCGTCTCTTTTGGATTCCGTCAGGACAGAAGCGTTCCTGTATGTGAAACTGAAGTGCAATGACCTGTACGCGGAAAACACGTTGTTCCTGGACCTTCCCAAACATTGCGCCTTGGAGGACCCGGCGCTGACGGTTTCCGTCCAACAGGCAGAAGCTGGTTTCTTGGTGACGCTCCGATGCGAAAAGCCGGCGTTCTGGGTGACGCTGGACGCGGGTCAGACCAACGGAATCTTCTCCGACAACTGGTTTGACATGCGTCCGACGGGAGAGAAGCAGGTAT